The proteins below are encoded in one region of Halalkalicoccus jeotgali B3:
- a CDS encoding PRC-barrel domain-containing protein, translating to MSEILAENLSGKAVMGADGAELGMLYNITMDIKTGELHDLVVTPNDDITAADFGLELDDENRLRMPVSRVQAVKDYIVVQR from the coding sequence ATGTCGGAGATACTGGCGGAGAACCTCTCGGGGAAGGCGGTTATGGGCGCCGACGGCGCCGAACTCGGGATGCTGTACAACATCACGATGGACATCAAAACCGGCGAACTCCACGATCTGGTCGTCACGCCGAACGACGATATCACCGCGGCCGATTTCGGTCTCGAACTCGACGACGAGAACCGACTCCGGATGCCCGTCTCCCGGGTGCAGGCGGTCAAAGACTACATCGTCGTCCAGCGTTAA
- a CDS encoding NOB1 family endonuclease — MYVLDSSAFIHEYHTTEQTASIPLVREELEDESAYRYDAMEGSGMHIHIPTDETIDTVRRAAAELGDLEELSDTDIRLVATTFELDGTLVTDDYAMQNVAEKLNVTVEVIAREGITEQRQWSFQCQGCGREFDRQLDRCEVCGSPLARKNPT; from the coding sequence ATGTACGTCCTCGACTCTTCTGCGTTCATCCACGAGTACCACACCACCGAACAGACCGCGAGCATCCCGCTCGTGCGCGAGGAACTCGAAGACGAGAGCGCCTACAGATACGACGCGATGGAGGGCTCGGGGATGCACATCCACATCCCCACTGACGAAACCATCGACACTGTCCGCCGGGCGGCCGCCGAACTCGGCGATCTGGAGGAACTCTCGGATACCGACATCCGGCTGGTCGCGACGACGTTCGAACTCGACGGCACCCTCGTGACCGACGACTACGCCATGCAGAACGTCGCCGAAAAGCTCAACGTCACCGTCGAGGTGATCGCTCGCGAGGGGATCACAGAACAGCGTCAGTGGTCGTTCCAGTGCCAGGGCTGTGGCCGGGAGTTCGACCGACAGCTCGATCGGTGTGAGGTCTGTGGGAGCCCGCTCGCGCGCAAGAACCCGACCTAG
- a CDS encoding CopG family transcriptional regulator has product MTQRYSLVCDDQLAAKVDAIATEYGLTETEVLHQLVALGLERRETAAR; this is encoded by the coding sequence ATGACTCAGCGGTACAGCCTCGTCTGTGACGACCAACTCGCGGCAAAAGTCGACGCCATCGCCACGGAGTACGGTCTCACGGAGACGGAAGTCCTCCACCAACTCGTCGCGCTCGGGCTCGAACGTCGCGAGACGGCTGCGCGCTAG